The following are encoded together in the Mesoterricola sediminis genome:
- a CDS encoding M28 family peptidase has translation MEIPMRHCLPAMLLFAAALSAGTPQVQEAPLRAHLSLLADDLFEGRGSGQRGADLTVRYLETQLQALGLQPVGGSYRQAVHLAGTRVTRADLRVAGAGQPLPLASGQDAAWCTGLPEARQAFDAPLLFVGYGITAPDERWDDYKGAEVRGKVLVALVNDPQPTAEEPDRFGGAALTYYGRWIYKFEEAKRHGALGVLLVHTTPSASYGWSVVVNSFATWRFQLAAEPGLALQSWITEDAARRLCAAGGQDLDALRRAAERRDFRPVPLAARLQGTLEAEVKVQDQFNVAGVIPGTDPVLKDEVVIYSAHWDHFGRSGKPDGRGDDIYNGAVDNASGCAGLLAMAQAAAAAPRKRSQMFLFTAAEEQGLWGSQAYVKDPLWPLARTAADLNLDSLNWVGATRDIGVAGADRTTLLESAAQVAQAMGLTLAPAGVDTAGGYFRSDHFPFAKAGVPAFSIGGGRTYVKDPEASRAKAATMGARYHQVTDEYDPAWDLSGMVQQCQYTLNLGAAVADAPAKPAWKPGRRL, from the coding sequence ATGGAGATCCCCATGCGCCATTGCCTGCCTGCCATGCTCCTGTTCGCGGCCGCGCTGTCGGCCGGAACCCCCCAGGTCCAGGAGGCGCCCCTGCGGGCCCACCTGTCCCTCCTGGCGGATGACCTGTTCGAAGGCCGGGGTTCGGGCCAGCGGGGCGCCGACCTCACGGTCCGCTACCTGGAGACCCAGCTGCAAGCCCTGGGCCTCCAGCCGGTGGGCGGCAGCTACCGGCAAGCCGTGCATCTGGCCGGGACCCGGGTGACCCGGGCGGACCTCCGGGTCGCGGGCGCCGGCCAGCCCCTGCCCCTGGCGTCCGGGCAGGACGCCGCCTGGTGCACGGGCCTGCCCGAGGCCCGCCAGGCCTTCGACGCGCCCCTCCTGTTCGTGGGCTATGGCATCACGGCCCCCGACGAGCGCTGGGACGACTACAAGGGCGCCGAGGTGCGGGGGAAGGTCCTGGTGGCCCTGGTGAACGACCCGCAGCCGACCGCCGAGGAACCGGACCGCTTCGGGGGCGCGGCCCTCACCTACTACGGCCGCTGGATCTACAAGTTCGAGGAAGCCAAGCGCCACGGGGCCCTGGGGGTCCTCCTGGTGCACACCACGCCGAGCGCCAGCTACGGCTGGTCCGTGGTCGTGAACAGCTTCGCCACCTGGCGCTTCCAGCTGGCGGCCGAACCTGGCCTGGCCCTGCAGAGCTGGATCACCGAGGACGCGGCCCGTCGCCTCTGCGCCGCCGGGGGCCAGGACCTGGACGCCCTGCGGAGGGCCGCCGAACGCCGGGACTTCCGGCCGGTGCCCCTCGCGGCCCGCCTGCAGGGGACCCTGGAGGCCGAGGTGAAGGTGCAGGACCAGTTCAACGTCGCCGGGGTGATCCCCGGGACGGACCCGGTCCTGAAGGACGAGGTGGTGATCTACTCGGCCCACTGGGACCACTTCGGCCGTTCCGGAAAGCCGGACGGACGTGGCGACGACATCTACAACGGCGCCGTGGACAACGCCTCCGGCTGCGCCGGCCTGCTGGCCATGGCCCAGGCGGCGGCCGCCGCCCCCCGCAAGCGGAGCCAGATGTTCCTCTTCACGGCGGCCGAAGAGCAGGGCCTCTGGGGTTCCCAGGCCTACGTGAAGGATCCCCTGTGGCCCCTCGCGCGCACCGCCGCCGACCTCAACCTGGACAGCCTGAACTGGGTGGGCGCCACCCGGGACATCGGGGTGGCCGGCGCGGACCGCACGACCCTCCTGGAGTCCGCCGCCCAGGTGGCTCAGGCCATGGGCCTCACCCTGGCCCCGGCCGGCGTGGACACGGCGGGCGGCTACTTCCGGAGCGACCACTTCCCCTTCGCCAAGGCCGGCGTGCCCGCCTTCTCCATCGGGGGCGGCCGGACCTACGTGAAGGACCCCGAGGCCTCCCGGGCCAAGGCGGCCACCATGGGGGCCCGCTACCACCAGGTCACGGACGAATACGACCCCGCCTGGGACCTGTCCGGCATGGTCCAGCAGTGCCAGTACACCCTGAACCTGGGCGCCGCCGTCGCGGACGCCCCGGCCAAACCCGCCTGGAAGCCGGGGCGCCGGCTCTAG
- a CDS encoding putative quinol monooxygenase, whose translation MSAHIVVATIHARPGCEAALEASLAALVPPSRAEAGCLRYDLHRDVNDPLTFVYLEAWESVEVHQAHMRTPHFLAARKAQEPLVAAREVRILAQV comes from the coding sequence ATGTCCGCCCACATCGTCGTCGCCACCATCCACGCCCGCCCCGGCTGCGAGGCCGCCCTGGAGGCCTCCCTCGCCGCCCTCGTGCCCCCCAGCCGCGCCGAGGCCGGCTGCCTCCGCTACGACCTCCACCGGGACGTCAACGACCCCCTGACCTTCGTCTACCTGGAGGCCTGGGAGAGCGTGGAGGTCCACCAGGCCCACATGCGGACCCCCCACTTCCTGGCGGCCCGCAAGGCGCAGGAGCCCCTCGTCGCCGCCCGGGAGGTCCGGATCCTGGCCCAGGTCTGA
- a CDS encoding cache domain-containing protein, whose translation MRMFLTAALVLLPALAAPAQSTPAQAETLVKRAVAYAKANGMEKLIKETNQGVFHVGSGSELYIFIYDLNGVVKAIGYNTQELVGKNRWDLKDPDGKFIIREFVSLAKAKGSGWVDYKYPNPLSGKMEQKTSYIVLCDGLIVGAGTYKK comes from the coding sequence ATGCGCATGTTCCTGACCGCGGCGCTCGTACTCCTGCCGGCCCTCGCCGCTCCGGCCCAGTCCACCCCGGCCCAGGCGGAGACCCTGGTGAAGCGCGCCGTGGCCTACGCCAAGGCCAACGGCATGGAGAAGCTCATCAAGGAGACCAACCAGGGCGTCTTCCACGTGGGCTCCGGCAGCGAACTCTACATCTTCATCTACGACCTGAACGGCGTGGTGAAGGCCATCGGCTACAACACCCAGGAGCTGGTGGGCAAGAACCGCTGGGACCTCAAGGACCCGGACGGCAAGTTCATCATCCGGGAGTTCGTGAGCCTCGCGAAGGCCAAGGGGAGCGGCTGGGTGGACTACAAGTACCCCAACCCCCTCTCCGGGAAGATGGAGCAGAAGACGAGCTACATCGTCCTGTGCGACGGCCTCATCGTGGGCGCCGGGACTTACAAGAAGTAG